A region from the Flavobacteriales bacterium genome encodes:
- a CDS encoding NADH-quinone oxidoreductase subunit N: MSAIILLSVLGVVLLYLGLGKNKVLLAPVAILGVAGSAALMLFDQRPLPAWAGGAMLFDPLSVKFCVAMAGITLLLFVFGADYYKRTEENVAEHYALMVFSLVGAFLLTSYQDLLMLFLGIEVLSIPLYILAGAKKRSYRSSEAGFKYFLLGSFATAFFLMGIALVYGMAGSFDLSVISAYATANVEQAPALFLIGLFFIALGLAFKVAAVPFHFWSPDVYEGAPTLITAFMSTVVKTAGFAAVYRLIGVHITALPPQVERTLWVITGLTLLVGNVVALRQSHFKRLMAYSSVAHTGFLLLAVLSRNGASGQAIFYYTLTYALASVGLFVLFTAAKRAANGDEHIRVFRGLFKQHPLLGAAALIMLLSLAGIPPTAGFMAKYQVFVLAVQSGFVWVTLFAAVMAVVGIYYYLGIIRETFTANEAPVRIELGVGNGAVIAVCAIGALLLGVWPMGLI, from the coding sequence ATGAGCGCCATCATCCTCCTTTCCGTTCTAGGCGTTGTGCTCCTTTACCTCGGTTTGGGCAAGAACAAGGTCTTGCTCGCGCCAGTGGCGATCCTGGGTGTGGCCGGTTCTGCTGCGCTCATGCTCTTCGATCAACGGCCTTTGCCTGCTTGGGCGGGCGGCGCCATGTTGTTCGATCCGCTGAGCGTGAAGTTCTGCGTTGCGATGGCTGGCATCACGTTACTACTGTTCGTTTTCGGCGCGGACTACTACAAACGCACGGAGGAGAACGTGGCGGAGCATTATGCCCTAATGGTCTTCAGTCTTGTGGGCGCCTTCCTGCTCACCAGCTACCAGGACCTGTTGATGCTCTTCCTGGGCATCGAGGTGCTCAGCATTCCGCTGTACATCCTGGCCGGGGCCAAGAAGCGCAGCTACCGGAGCAGCGAGGCCGGCTTCAAGTACTTCCTGCTCGGCTCTTTCGCCACGGCGTTCTTCCTCATGGGCATTGCGCTGGTGTACGGCATGGCGGGCAGCTTCGACCTGTCCGTGATCAGTGCCTATGCCACGGCGAACGTTGAGCAGGCTCCCGCATTGTTCCTCATCGGCTTGTTCTTCATTGCCCTGGGCCTTGCTTTCAAGGTGGCTGCGGTACCGTTCCATTTCTGGAGCCCCGATGTGTACGAAGGCGCACCTACACTGATCACCGCGTTCATGAGCACTGTGGTGAAGACCGCGGGCTTTGCGGCGGTTTACCGGCTGATCGGTGTGCACATCACTGCGCTGCCACCCCAAGTGGAGCGCACGCTGTGGGTCATCACGGGCCTCACGCTGCTCGTTGGTAATGTGGTGGCGCTGCGCCAGAGCCACTTCAAGCGGTTGATGGCCTACAGCAGCGTGGCGCACACGGGCTTCCTCTTGCTCGCAGTGCTGAGCCGCAACGGCGCGAGTGGCCAGGCCATCTTCTACTACACCCTGACCTATGCGCTTGCGAGCGTGGGCTTGTTCGTGCTCTTCACCGCGGCGAAGAGGGCTGCGAACGGCGACGAGCACATCCGCGTGTTCCGCGGCCTGTTCAAGCAGCATCCATTGCTGGGTGCCGCAGCGCTCATCATGCTGCTGTCGTTGGCTGGTATTCCTCCCACCGCCGGCTTCATGGCCAAGTACCAGGTCTTCGTGCTGGCCGTGCAGAGCGGTTTCGTGTGGGTGACGCTCTTTGCCGCAGTGATGGCCGTTGTCGGCATCTATTACTACCTCGGCATCATCCGCGAGACGTTCACGGCGAACGAGGCTCCTGTACGTATCGAGCTCGGGGTGGGCAACGGTGCCGTCATCGCCGTGTGCGCTATCGGAGCGCTGCTCCTTGGCGTGTGGCCGATGGGGCTGATCTGA